The sequence below is a genomic window from Haloferax mediterranei ATCC 33500.
GCCGGCGAGGCGAACGTCAAGTGAGAGGTCCCGTGGAACAAACGTGTGTTCGGGCGCGACCACGCGCACGAGGAATTCGGAGTGCGAGAGGTCCGAAACCGTCTCGAAGTCGGTGTAGACACGGAAATCGGAGCCGAACTTGAACCCGCTTTTGGGGACCGTCTGCAGCTCCCGGAGCATCGCGTAAACCGCGAGTCTGCGGTCGAATCGGTCGCCCTCCACGTCGTGGCCGCGGGAGACCACGTCGGTCTCGTCGATGGCGAGCGAATCCTGCCGGGCGAGATACGCGGCTTCGAGGAGCGATAGTTGAAGCGGGCCGCTGTCGGCGTTGCGGCCGTAGAGGCGCTGCCCGAAGAAGCCGTTCTGGTAGAGGCGGTCCACGCCATCCCACACGAGTGCGCGGTCCGACAGGAGTTCGGCGTCGAGACCGGTCGGAAGGTCTTCTGTGGCCGTCCCCTCCGGGGAGAAGCCCTCAGTGTCGAAGTACGTCAGGTCGCCGTCCTCGTCGACGATAGCGAGTACCACGTCGCCGAGCGACGAGACCGGGATGGACTCGCGTTCGCCGACGACGCGCACCCGGTGTTCGACATCGCCATCCCACGGTCCCTTTCCGCGAGGGTAGACGAGGAAATCCGCGCCCCCGGTGTCGTCGACACCCGGCCATCCCTCGCGGGTGGGAGAGAGGTAGAACCCGCGGTCGCGGAGGTCTTTGTAGACGACGAAATCGAGCGTGGTGCCGGTGCGCGCGAGGAGTTCGCGCAGACCCATCCCGTCCACGCCGTCGATATCGCCGCGCGAGAGCAGGTGGGCGGCCTCGACGGGTGCGACTTCGAGGTCGTTGCCGCCGGTCGGTCTCCCGTACCCGCGCGAATCGTGGAAGCGCTGTCGGGCATCGCCCGGGAGATGGACGATGCCGTCTTCGAGGCGTCCTTGCATACTCGAATCGGGGCGGGCCGACGACAAAGGAACTGCGATGCTGGCAGCGGGGTTTGCAGGCCGGCCCTGTCGCCACCGCCGGGGCCACGGACGACGCGCTCTCTCCCGAGTCATGCGAACTCACACGTCGAGTCGAGACACCGCCGGCCGCGCTCCGTCTCGAACACCGGCAGGCCGCACTCGCAGTCGTCTACGACCACGCCCGCCGGGACCGAAAAGGCAGTCTCGCATTCAGGATACGCGTCACACCCGGCCAGCAGGCGACCACTT
It includes:
- the endA gene encoding tRNA-intron lyase; its protein translation is MQGRLEDGIVHLPGDARQRFHDSRGYGRPTGGNDLEVAPVEAAHLLSRGDIDGVDGMGLRELLARTGTTLDFVVYKDLRDRGFYLSPTREGWPGVDDTGGADFLVYPRGKGPWDGDVEHRVRVVGERESIPVSSLGDVVLAIVDEDGDLTYFDTEGFSPEGTATEDLPTGLDAELLSDRALVWDGVDRLYQNGFFGQRLYGRNADSGPLQLSLLEAAYLARQDSLAIDETDVVSRGHDVEGDRFDRRLAVYAMLRELQTVPKSGFKFGSDFRVYTDFETVSDLSHSEFLVRVVAPEHTFVPRDLSLDVRLAGGVRKRMVFALTSAKGEIDWLSVSRLTP